TCTCTCGCAACGCTGCCCCCACTTCCGGCGTGTTGACATCACCGTTCCCTGGCCGATGATGCGGCCAACAACAACACCCGGGGAAGACACGCCATGACGCAGCCAGATCTCGTGATCCGCGGCGGAACCATTGCCGATGGCTCGGGCGGCGAACTCTACGAAGCTGATGTGGCGATTGCGGACGGCTGCATCGTCGAGGTCGGCAAGGTCAACGCATCCGGCCGCGAGGAGATCGACGCACGCGGCAAACTCGTGACACCAGGCTTCGTCGACGTCCACACCCATTACGACGGCCAGGTGACCTGGAGCCATGACATCTCGCCGTCGTCGCAGAACGGCGTCACCACCGCGATCATGGGCAATTGCGGCGTCGGCTTCGCGCCGTGCCGGCCGGCCGATCATCAGCGGCTGATCCAGTTGATGGAGGGCGTCGAGGACATCCCCGAACCGGTGCTCGAAGCCGGCATTCCCTGGGAATGGGAGAGCTTTCCGGATTACATGGAGTGGCTCGGCAAGCGTGAATTCGATCTCGACATCGGCGCGCAGCTGCCGCATGCAGCGCTGCGCGTCTATGTCATGGGCGAGCGCGGCGCGCGCCGCGATCCGGCCACCGCCGACGACAACCGCGCCATGGCGGCGCTGGCACGCGATGCGGTCAAGGCCGGCGCGCTCGGCTTCTCGACCTCGCGCACGCTCAACCATCGGACATCGACCGGTGACTACACGCCGACGCTCAAGGCGGGCGAGGACGAGTTGACGACGATCGCGCAGGCCATGCACGGCGCCGGCCGCAGCGTGCTGCAATTCGTGCTCGACATCTCCACCATCCACGAAGACCTGCCGATGATGCTGCGCATCGCCGACACGACGAAATGCCCGATCTCGTTCTCGGTGACGCAGAACGACCGCGCGCCGCAACGCTGGCGGCAGACGCTGGCCGAAATCAACGCCGCCGCCGCGCGCGGCCTGTCGGTGACGGCGCAGATCGCGGCGCGCCCGGTTGGGCTGCTGCTTGGGCTGGAGTTGTCGCGCAACCCGCTGCAGACGCATCCGAGCTACCAGGCGATCGCGCATCTGCCGCTGGATGAGCGCGTCGCGCGGATGCGCGATCCGGCGCTGCGCGCGGCCATCCTAGGCGAGCAGGCCAGCGCGACCGACGACCCGCTGTTCTTCAAGCCGAACTACGACAAGATGTATCTGCTCGGCGATCCGCCGGACTATGAGCAGCCGCCGGCGCGGTCACTCGGCGCCCAGGCCCGCGCGCGCGGCTGTCGTCCCGAGGAACTGGCCTATGACGCGATGCTCACGGATGGCGGGCGCGGCATGCTCTACGTGCCGTTCCTCAACTATTCCGACGGCAATCTCGATGCCACCTACGAGATGCTGCGCGACCCGCGCAGCGTGCCCGGCCTCAGCGACGGCGGCGCGCATTGCGGCATCATCTGCGACGCCAGCTTCCCGACCTATCTGCTGACGCACTGGACCCGCGACCGCAGGCGCGGTGACAAGCTCTCCATTCCGTTCGTCGTCGCCGCGCAGTCGCGCAAGACCGCGCTCTCCGTCGGCCTCGACGATCGCGGCCTGCTCGCGCCAGGCTACAAGGCCGACGTGAACGTCATCGACTACGACCGGCTGCATCTGCATCCGCCGAAGGTGCACTACGACCTGCCGGTCGGCGGCCGCCGCCTGATGCAGGAGGTCGACGGCTATGAGGCGACGATCGTATCGGGCGTGGTGACACGCCGGCATGGCGAAGCCACCGGCGCACGGCCCGGGCGGCTGGTGAGGGGTGCGCGCCAGCTGAGCTGAGACGTCAACTGGCCGCGGCGACTGTCTCGGCAAGCCTTGCAAGCTCGGCTTGCGCGGCGGGATGCTCGTTGAACCAGGGTGGCAACGAGCGCAGCGCGATCTCGAGTGCCCTGCCGGCCTCGTCTTTGCGGCCGTGCAGGAGATGCCACTCACCGATGTAGAAATAGGCTTCAGCCTGTTCTGGAGCCGTTGCCGCCGCGTTCAACAGCTGCTGCGCCGTCGAACGCTCCATGAGAAGATCGAACACGGGCCAGGGCCACTGCCCCGCCGCCCAGTACGCCGCGAAAGAAGCGAGATCTGGCTTGGCGCGCCCCGGCAACCGAGCCAGCGACAGGTAACGAAACAGGGCCGCATAGGGCTCGAACTGGAGCGCGAGCGATCGTTCCATGTCAGCTGCCGCGGCTTCGAACCTGCCGCGGCAGAACTGAATATAGCCACGTCCCCGATGCATGACCGGGTCTTTGGGCGCGAGGCCGACTGCTGTCGTGCTCTGGGCGATCGCGCGATCCAGATCGCCCTTCACATGATGAAGGTACGCGAGCTCGCCATGAGCCGCCGCGAGCCTGGGCTCGAGCGCGAGAGCGCGCGTCTGGTCGTCAATGGCGCCGTCGAAGTCGCCGAGGAATTTGCGTGACACGCCGCGGGCGCCGTAGGTCTGCGCGTTGGGCTTGAGCTTGAGCGCGAGACCAAGATCCTCGATCGAGCTGGCGTAGCTGCCCATGCCCTGGAGCGCCACGCCGCGATTGTGGTAAGCGTAATGGTTGCGCGGATTGAGCTGAACCACCTTGCTGAAGTGGAAGATGGCGCCCGAGAAGTCCTCGATCGTCAGGCATCGCACGCCGCGCCAGTACTGCAGCATATGAGAGAACAGGCGCATCATGCGGGACCTCACGCGGGTGAATGCGAGGCCGCCTCCTGATGACCCCGGGCGGGGGTTGTATCACGCAAATTCCGGCGCCACACCCTGCTGCGCCTGCAGGCGCGCACGCTCGCTGTTGGGCCAGAGCAGCGCCAGACCCAGCAGGCCGGAGATCACCATGATGACAGCATTGATGGTGAAGCCGGACATGTAGCCTTCGAGCAGGCTGCCAGAGGCCTGGATCATCTTGCCCATCACGAGGGGCGCAACGATGCCGGCGAGCGTATAGAGCGCGCCGTAGATCGCCATGGCGGCGCCGCGCTGCGTGACCGGGGTGAACTCGCCGATCATCGGCGGGCAGACGACGTAGATCGAGCCGCACAATCCTGATCCGACCACGAGCAGCGCGATCTTTGCCGAAGCGGCGTCGACATGCGGCATCATCGCCATCAGCCCGCCGCCGATCACGAGCGGCGTCGCGCCGACCACGCCACGGGCCATGCGTGTGGAGACGCCACGCGCCATCAGCGTCTGCGACACAAAGCCCGTGGTCAGCACCACGCACGCGCCGAAGATCCAGGGCAGGATCGAGATGAAGCCGGCCTGCTGCTGCGAGAAGCCGAGGCCTTTCACCAGGAACGGCGTGAACCAGGTCAGCCCGAGCGACAGCGCCCAATAGGCGCCGAAGGTCGCGGCGACGCAGCCGACGAAGGTCCGCGACGTCAGCAGTTGCAGATAGGGAACGCGCCGCTCGCGCAAGCCGGCGAGCTCGACCTCCGCCAGCGGCCCTTCCTTGCCCAGCCACAGCCACGCCACGCTCCACATCAGCCCGACCACGCCGAGTGCGCCGAAGGCATAGTGCCAGCCGTGATTCACGATGATCCAGTTCAGCGCGGGCACGGCGAGGATGACGCCGAAGGCGGATCCCTGTGACAGGATCGCGGTCGGCATCGCCCGCTTCTCATCGGGGAACCATTTGTAGACCGCGTGAACGGCGACGGACGCCGCGGGACCTTCGCCGGCGCCGAGAATGATGCGGCAGATCAGCAGCGTGGTGAAGCCGACGGTGCCCACCATCGGGAATTGCGCGAGCGCCCAGATCAGCGCCAGCACCAGCAGCACCCAGCGCGTCGGCACCTTGTTGACGACGAAGCCGACGACGATCGCCGAGATCGAGAACAGGAAGAAGAAGGATGATCCAAGCAGGCCGAACTGCTCGGCGTTCAGATTGAGCTCGGTCATGATCGGCACGCCGGCGAGCCCGACCACGATCTTGTCGGCGAAGTTCACCAGCATGAACAGGAACAGCAGGAAGGTGATCTTCCAGGCGCCTTTCGGCGTCGCGCTTGCGCGGGATGTGCCCTTCAGCGTCGTTGGCGCGGCCATGGTCCTTCCCCATTCTGTCATGATCCGCCCCTGTCGTCCGGGCGTTTTGACGATGCTACCCACGAAGCGGCTTCGCAGGCAACCGGCTGGCGCGCTAAGTTATTGCTGCAACGCGGGAATCCGCCCTCTTGGGCTGCATCGCGATACCCTCGCAACCTGATTGCGCGCGGCCGGCATCACATCAGGGGCGTCATGAAGAACGAGCGCGTGATGTTCGCGCTGGCCCTTGTTATGTTGTGACGCAACAACCCCGATCATGCTCGTGCTCAGCGTCCGTCATCTCACCAAGTCCTATCGATCCGGCGGCGAGCCGATCCACGTCCTGCGTGGCGTCGACCTCGACGTCTCCTCCGGCGAGCGCGTCGCGCTGACCGGCGAATCCGGCTCCGGCAAGAGCACGCTGCTGCATCTCATCGCCGGGCTCGATGCCGCCGACAGCGGCGACATCCTGCTCGACGGCGTTTCGGTCGGGGCGCTCGACGATTCGGCACGCGCGGCGGTCCGGCGCGAGCGGCTCGGCCTCGTGTTCCAGCAGTTCAATCTGGTGCCGAGCCTGTCGGTTCAGGACAATCTCAGTTTCCAGGCGCGGCTGGCCGGTCGGCACGATCCGGCGTGGCACGCCGAGCTTGTCGAGCGGCTCGGGCTGAAGTCGCTGCTCAAGCGCTATCCGGAGCAACTGTCGGGCGGACAGCAGCAGCGCGTCGCGATCGGCCGCGCGCTGGCGGTCAAGCCGGCCCTGCTGCTCGCGGACGAGCCGACCGGCAATCTCGACGAGGACACCGCCGACGAGGTGATGGCGCTGACGCGCGACCTCGTCGCGCGCACCGGCTGCGGCTTCCTGATGGTGACGCACAGCGCGCGGCTCGCGGCGATGCTCGACCGCCGCGTCCACCTGCATGGCGGGCGCATCGCATGAGGCGCGCGCTGTGGATTCTCGCCGTGCTGCTCAGCCACTGGCGCCGGCATCCGATGCAGCTCGCGACCTTGCTGATCGGGCTGATCTCGGCGACCGCGCTGTGGAGCGGCGTGCAGGCGCTGAACCAGCAGGCGCGCAGCTCCTATGATCGCGCCGCGGCGATCTTCGGCGGCGCGCGCACGCCGATGCTGGTCGCGACCGACGGCAAGATGCTGCCGCAGAGCGTGTTCGCGGAATTGCGCCGCGCCCGCTGGCCGGTGTCGCCGGTGCTCGAGGGCCGCGTGCAGATCGACGGCCACTCGGTGCGGCTGCTCGGCATCGAGCCGTTCAGCATCCCCCGGGAGGTCGGCAATGCGCCGATGGTCGGGCGCAGCGAGCTCGAGGCCTTTCTCACACCGCCACATCGCACCTTGATCTCGCCGGAGACGCTGGCCGATCTCGGACTGAAAGACGGCACGGCGCCGCGGCTCAGCAACGACGCCCTGCTGCCACCCTTGATGGCGCAGCAGCAGCTCGCGCCCGGCGTGCTCGTGGTCGATATCAGCGACGCGCAGCGGCTGCTCGACAGGCCCGGCCAGATTTCGCGGCTGCTGGTCGGCAAGACGTCGGTCCAACGACCGCCGTTGCAGTCGTTCGCGGGCGGCCGGCTACAGCTCGTGCAGCCGGAGGCCGAGACCGACCTGGAGCGACTGACCGACAGCTTCCACCTCAACCTCACCGCCTTCGGCCTGCTGTCCTTCGTCGTCGGCCTGTTCATCGTCAATTCCGCCATCGGCCTCGCCTTCGAGCAGCGCCTGCCGGTGCTGCGCACCTTGCGCGCCTGCGGCGTGTCGGCGCGCCAGCTCAACGGCGTGCTGATCGGCGAGCTCATCGCCTTTGCCTTGGTGGCAGGGCTCGTCGGGCTGGTGTGCGGCTACGTCATCGCCGCCGCGCTGCTGCCGAACGTGGCGGCATCGCTGCGCGGCCTGTATGGAGCGCAGGTGCCGGGCGAGCTCAGCCTGCAGCCGGAATGGTGGTTTGCGGGCCTCCTCATCAGCATCGCCGGCGCGCTCGCAGCCGCGACGACCAGCCTGGTCAAATCGATGCGGCTGCCGATCCTCTCCACCGCGCAGCCCTATGCGTGGCAGGAGGCACAGCGGCGCTGGCTGCGCTTGCAGAGCGCGGTCGCGCTCGCCTTCTTCGTCGCCGCCGGCCTGCTGCTGTGGCTCGGGCAGTCGCTGCTGGCCGGCTTCGGCGTGCTCGCGGCGATGATGCTCGGCGCGGCGCTGCTGCTGCCCGCGATCCTGGAGCTGGTGCTGCGGCTCGGCGAGCGCGGCGCGCGCGCGGCGCTGGCGCAATGGTTCTGGGCCGACAGCCGCCAGCAGATCTCGGGCCTGTCGCTGGCGCTGATGGCGCTGCTGCTCGCGCTCGCCGTCAATGTCGGCGTCGCCACGATGGTCGAGACCTTCAGCCGCACCTTCCTGGTCTGGCTCGATGGCCGGCTCGCCGCCGACGTCTACGTCAGCGCCGCGGATGAAGCGCAGGCGCGCGACATCCAGACCTGGCTGCGCGCGCGGCCCGATGTCCAGGCCGTGCTGCCGGGCGGACGCGCCGAAACGCAGTTGGCGGGCGCGCCGATCGACATTCTCGGCCTGCCCGATCACGACACCTATCGCGACCATTGGCCGCTGCTGCAGGCCGGCGACAGCGCCTGGAAGCAGCTGGTGCGCGGCGACGCCGGCTTCGTCAGCGAGCAGTTGGCGCGCCGGCTCCATCTGTCTGTCGGTGACAGCATCGACCTCCCCGCATCCGGCGGCGACTGGCGCATCACGATCGCCGGCATCTATGCCGACTACGGCAATCCCAAGGGCCAGATCACGGTCAACGTCGCCGCGCTGACGCGCCGCTTCCCGGCGACGCCCATCACGCGCATGGCCGTGCGCGCAGCGCCGCCCGACGTGCCGGGACTGATCAGCGCGCTGACCGACAAATTCGGCCTGGACGGCCGCAACGTCATCGACCAGGCCACCGTGAAGCAGGAGTCGAAGCAGATCTTCAACCGCACTTTCGCGGTCACCGGCGCGCTCAACACCTTCACGCTGGGCGTCGCCGCGATCGCGCTGCTGACCAGCCTGCTGACCTTGGCGAACTCGCGGCTGCCGCAGCTCGCACCCTTATGGGCCATCGGGCTGACGCGGCGGCGGCTCGCCGAAGTCGAGCTGTTGAAGACGCTGTCGCTCGCCGGCCTGACCGCGCTGCTCGCGCTGCCGCTCGGGCTCGTCGTGGCGTGGTGCCTGATCGCGATCGTCAATGTCAAAGCGTTCGGCTGGCGGCTGCCGTTCGACGTGTTCCCGCTGCAGCTCATCCGGCTGCTAGTCGTCACGCTGGTCGCGGCGGTGATCGCCTCGTTGCTGCCGGTGCTGCGGCTGGCCCGGATGCAGCCGGCCGATCTGGTCAGGACCTTTACCATTGAGCGCTAGAACGACGATCACGCGGCGCGGCCTGATCGGCGGGCTCGGCCTGCTGGCCCTGCCGCGCCTCGCACATGCACAGGGCTTTGCGGGCCTGAGCGACAGCGCCGACGGCTTTGCGCCGGTGACGCCCGGACGAGCGTTCGGCTTCCCTGCGGATCACGGGCCGCACGACGATTTCCGCATC
This region of Bradyrhizobium sp. SZCCHNS1050 genomic DNA includes:
- a CDS encoding tetratricopeptide repeat protein, whose translation is MMRLFSHMLQYWRGVRCLTIEDFSGAIFHFSKVVQLNPRNHYAYHNRGVALQGMGSYASSIEDLGLALKLKPNAQTYGARGVSRKFLGDFDGAIDDQTRALALEPRLAAAHGELAYLHHVKGDLDRAIAQSTTAVGLAPKDPVMHRGRGYIQFCRGRFEAAAADMERSLALQFEPYAALFRYLSLARLPGRAKPDLASFAAYWAAGQWPWPVFDLLMERSTAQQLLNAAATAPEQAEAYFYIGEWHLLHGRKDEAGRALEIALRSLPPWFNEHPAAQAELARLAETVAAAS
- a CDS encoding MFS transporter, whose protein sequence is MAAPTTLKGTSRASATPKGAWKITFLLFLFMLVNFADKIVVGLAGVPIMTELNLNAEQFGLLGSSFFFLFSISAIVVGFVVNKVPTRWVLLVLALIWALAQFPMVGTVGFTTLLICRIILGAGEGPAASVAVHAVYKWFPDEKRAMPTAILSQGSAFGVILAVPALNWIIVNHGWHYAFGALGVVGLMWSVAWLWLGKEGPLAEVELAGLRERRVPYLQLLTSRTFVGCVAATFGAYWALSLGLTWFTPFLVKGLGFSQQQAGFISILPWIFGACVVLTTGFVSQTLMARGVSTRMARGVVGATPLVIGGGLMAMMPHVDAASAKIALLVVGSGLCGSIYVVCPPMIGEFTPVTQRGAAMAIYGALYTLAGIVAPLVMGKMIQASGSLLEGYMSGFTINAVIMVISGLLGLALLWPNSERARLQAQQGVAPEFA
- a CDS encoding N-acyl-D-amino-acid deacylase family protein → MTQPDLVIRGGTIADGSGGELYEADVAIADGCIVEVGKVNASGREEIDARGKLVTPGFVDVHTHYDGQVTWSHDISPSSQNGVTTAIMGNCGVGFAPCRPADHQRLIQLMEGVEDIPEPVLEAGIPWEWESFPDYMEWLGKREFDLDIGAQLPHAALRVYVMGERGARRDPATADDNRAMAALARDAVKAGALGFSTSRTLNHRTSTGDYTPTLKAGEDELTTIAQAMHGAGRSVLQFVLDISTIHEDLPMMLRIADTTKCPISFSVTQNDRAPQRWRQTLAEINAAAARGLSVTAQIAARPVGLLLGLELSRNPLQTHPSYQAIAHLPLDERVARMRDPALRAAILGEQASATDDPLFFKPNYDKMYLLGDPPDYEQPPARSLGAQARARGCRPEELAYDAMLTDGGRGMLYVPFLNYSDGNLDATYEMLRDPRSVPGLSDGGAHCGIICDASFPTYLLTHWTRDRRRGDKLSIPFVVAAQSRKTALSVGLDDRGLLAPGYKADVNVIDYDRLHLHPPKVHYDLPVGGRRLMQEVDGYEATIVSGVVTRRHGEATGARPGRLVRGARQLS
- a CDS encoding ABC transporter ATP-binding protein, with translation MLVLSVRHLTKSYRSGGEPIHVLRGVDLDVSSGERVALTGESGSGKSTLLHLIAGLDAADSGDILLDGVSVGALDDSARAAVRRERLGLVFQQFNLVPSLSVQDNLSFQARLAGRHDPAWHAELVERLGLKSLLKRYPEQLSGGQQQRVAIGRALAVKPALLLADEPTGNLDEDTADEVMALTRDLVARTGCGFLMVTHSARLAAMLDRRVHLHGGRIA
- a CDS encoding ABC transporter permease; translated protein: MRRALWILAVLLSHWRRHPMQLATLLIGLISATALWSGVQALNQQARSSYDRAAAIFGGARTPMLVATDGKMLPQSVFAELRRARWPVSPVLEGRVQIDGHSVRLLGIEPFSIPREVGNAPMVGRSELEAFLTPPHRTLISPETLADLGLKDGTAPRLSNDALLPPLMAQQQLAPGVLVVDISDAQRLLDRPGQISRLLVGKTSVQRPPLQSFAGGRLQLVQPEAETDLERLTDSFHLNLTAFGLLSFVVGLFIVNSAIGLAFEQRLPVLRTLRACGVSARQLNGVLIGELIAFALVAGLVGLVCGYVIAAALLPNVAASLRGLYGAQVPGELSLQPEWWFAGLLISIAGALAAATTSLVKSMRLPILSTAQPYAWQEAQRRWLRLQSAVALAFFVAAGLLLWLGQSLLAGFGVLAAMMLGAALLLPAILELVLRLGERGARAALAQWFWADSRQQISGLSLALMALLLALAVNVGVATMVETFSRTFLVWLDGRLAADVYVSAADEAQARDIQTWLRARPDVQAVLPGGRAETQLAGAPIDILGLPDHDTYRDHWPLLQAGDSAWKQLVRGDAGFVSEQLARRLHLSVGDSIDLPASGGDWRITIAGIYADYGNPKGQITVNVAALTRRFPATPITRMAVRAAPPDVPGLISALTDKFGLDGRNVIDQATVKQESKQIFNRTFAVTGALNTFTLGVAAIALLTSLLTLANSRLPQLAPLWAIGLTRRRLAEVELLKTLSLAGLTALLALPLGLVVAWCLIAIVNVKAFGWRLPFDVFPLQLIRLLVVTLVAAVIASLLPVLRLARMQPADLVRTFTIER